DNA from Bacteroidales bacterium:
TCAACGGATGGACGGTTACTACCCGGTAATCTTCTTTGATCTTGGTGACTATGTGGCAAAACTTTGTACTGATACGGATCTATTGCATCGATTTAAGAACCAACTGGAACGGACAGTTCCGCCCGGTTTGAGTATGCATACCGGCAGTTATTACTCCATGACCATGGGTGCGATAGAGATAAAGGCATTTTCGGGGATAACTATATCTGATCCGAGTATCAATGTTAAAGCAGTGGAAAAAAACGAGACAGCATGGTATAAGGCGACACATTGAGAAAATAGATGTTATTTCAAGCTAAGCAAAATTTATCGTAAATAATGAGAGTGGGCAATTTTTGCCCGTTTATCAGGCGAAGCCTACCATATTGACAATTTTATTCCACTTCGCTCCATGAGATCGCCTTTGGCTTAGTTCCGTTCAAGCGAACGGCAAAGCCTTCATGAGCGGAGCGAATAACCCGACAAGCGGAGCGCGTTAAAACTTAGCAAAGCCCTCACGACCAACGGGAGTAATTGTCAAGCCGTTTTTGCTTCTTTTTCCGGCGTGAACTTAGGCGAACTTAGGTGTAGCCGATCTCACGAACGAAGTGAGTAAAAAGAATGAAGAATCAGTCACTCACCTATCGGGAATCCATGAAAATTAAATCTCCGGAATTCATTATAATAACGTCAGCTCGATATAAGAATATGGTTATTATCTTAAAATAAAAACAATATAATTGCACTTGTACATAGTCGCAATTGATCTTTTATTGATAAAAGATGCCATGGTCTTACCCATTTCTTTAAAATCTGTAGTAAGACTGGTTATTCCTCCAACGGGGATCTCTTTCAATTTAACATCGGTCAAATCGAAAAATATTTGTTTAACTGAAATTCTTCAGAATCATCATCTTTCTTCTATTGTTACTCTTACTGTATCACCCGGTTGTTTACCTATCTGCGCCCGGATATCCTTTCGGATCCCTATAATATGGCAGGGAGTACCCATTTTTACTATGCTTCCAGTGTATGGCACTCCATCGAAAGTAGCATGCACAGGAACCCGTCCTTTTCCGAATACTTCCTTCACGTCGAACGGGATTTCCACATAAGCACCGTCAATATCGGGAACTTTACGAATGACCGCATCAAACTCAAACTTCTTATCCGGCATGATCGTATGCGTTTTACCTTACCCTTTAGGTAATTCATAGGTTACCAGCCAGCTGATACCGAATTTATCGACAAGCATTCCCATATAATCACCCCAGAATTGATCCGCTATAGCCATCGTAATCCGGCCGTCGGCTGCCAGGGCATTGAATATCCTGTCCGCATCCTCTTTGCTGTTGCCCGTTGCCATAATCGAGAAGTTGTTTCCGAAAGTGGTATGGCTTTCGTAGTTTTGGATATTATCAGCACCCATCAGTATCGTCTCTTTGCTGATCGGCAGCCCGATGTGCATGAGCCTGTTCTTGTCATCTTCCGACATAGGGGGCATCCCTTCCTGCGGGGGCATCTCGTTGTACCGGGCAACATAGTTGAACTCTCCGCCGAAAACAGATTGATAGAAATTGAATGCTTTTTCGCAATTACCATTGAAGGTAAGATAAATATTTACTGTAGCCATGGTTTATTTTTAATGATCTGTTCAAAGGAT
Protein-coding regions in this window:
- a CDS encoding Clostripain family protein, with the protein product QRMDGYYPVIFFDLGDYVAKLCTDTDLLHRFKNQLERTVPPGLSMHTGSYYSMTMGAIEIKAFSGITISDPSINVKAVEKNETAWYKATH
- a CDS encoding DUF1905 domain-containing protein; amino-acid sequence: MPDKKFEFDAVIRKVPDIDGAYVEIPFDVKEVFGKGRVPVHATFDGVPYTGSIVKMGTPCHIIGIRKDIRAQIGKQPGDTVRVTIEER
- a CDS encoding VOC family protein encodes the protein MATVNIYLTFNGNCEKAFNFYQSVFGGEFNYVARYNEMPPQEGMPPMSEDDKNRLMHIGLPISKETILMGADNIQNYESHTTFGNNFSIMATGNSKEDADRIFNALAADGRITMAIADQFWGDYMGMLVDKFGISWLVTYELPKG